The region CAGTTTCGGAACTGGCGGTGGAGTAAGCCAGCACCAGCTCATCCTTGAAGATGCGCATCAGCCTGATCACCGAGAAGCCGAACAGGCGAGCAATCAGGCCCAGCACCACAAAGGCGAAGAAGGCAATGGCGAAGTAAACCAGCAATACCAGTTTGGCCAGCGGCAGCAAGGAGGCGAAACCGAAGTTGGCCACGGTCACCGCGATTAAAGCGAAAACACCAATAGGGGCGTAGTTCATGATCATGTGAGTGACCTTGAACATGCTCTCGGACACGCCCTGGAACATCTTCACCAGCGGCTCGCGCAGGTCCGATTGCAGGCTCGACAGACCGAGACCGAACAACACGGAGAAGAAGATGATCGGCAGCATCTCGCCGCGGGCCATGGCCGCGAAGATGTTTGACGGGATCAGGTTGAGGATGGTTTCGATGAACGCATGTTCATGCTGAACTTCGGCGGCAGTCGCCTGGTACTTGGAAATATCCACCGTACCCAGGGTGCTCATGTCGATGCCGGTGCCCGGATGGACCACGTTGGCCAATACCAGGCCGACCAGAATGGCGATGGTGGTGACGACTTCGAAGTAGAGGATGGTCTTCAGACCGATGCGCCCGAGTTTCTTCGCGTCGCCCACACCGGCAATACCCACCACCAGCGAAGAGATCACGATCGGAATCACGATCATCTTGATCAGACGGATAAAGATATCGCCTGCAGGTTGCAGGACGTTGCTGATCCACCAGGCTTTTTCGGCACTGAAATGGTTGAGCAGCGCACCGATTGCAATCCCCAATACCAGACCGATGAGGATCTGCCAGGCGAGGCTAAGCTTTGCCTTCTTCATATCATTACCCTTACTTCAGTTTGACTCGGGCAGATGCGCGAACTGGAACGCTCAATGGCGCAAAAGTCCTGTGCATCTGCCCCCGTATAAGGTGCCCCGAAGCGCGTAATTACAGCTCTTCGGCAGGCGAAAAAAGGCGCAACTATTCCGATGCAAGGAACCGACGT is a window of Pseudomonas sp. 10S4 DNA encoding:
- the gltP gene encoding glutamate/aspartate:proton symporter GltP, with the protein product MKKAKLSLAWQILIGLVLGIAIGALLNHFSAEKAWWISNVLQPAGDIFIRLIKMIVIPIVISSLVVGIAGVGDAKKLGRIGLKTILYFEVVTTIAILVGLVLANVVHPGTGIDMSTLGTVDISKYQATAAEVQHEHAFIETILNLIPSNIFAAMARGEMLPIIFFSVLFGLGLSSLQSDLREPLVKMFQGVSESMFKVTHMIMNYAPIGVFALIAVTVANFGFASLLPLAKLVLLVYFAIAFFAFVVLGLIARLFGFSVIRLMRIFKDELVLAYSTASSETVLPRVIEKMEAYGAPKAICSFVVPTGYSFNLDGSTLYQSIAAIFIAQLYGIDLSISQQLLLVLTLMVTSKGIAGVPGVSFVVLLATLGSVGIPLEGLAFIAGVDRIMDMARTALNVIGNALAVLVISRWEGMYDDAKGERYWNSLPHWRSKEKLPAGETSKN